A genomic region of Oceaniferula marina contains the following coding sequences:
- a CDS encoding histidine triad nucleotide-binding protein yields MSDKTIFQMIADREIPADIVYEDDLCLCFRDINPQAPIHLLIVPKKRIIRIAEAEACDQNTLGHLLLTAQKVAQQEGFADSGFRTVINNGADGGEEVPHLHLHILAGRKLTWPPG; encoded by the coding sequence ATGAGTGACAAAACCATTTTTCAAATGATCGCCGATCGTGAGATACCGGCAGATATCGTCTACGAGGACGATCTCTGTTTGTGCTTCCGCGATATCAATCCTCAGGCACCGATCCATTTACTGATCGTGCCCAAAAAACGCATTATCCGGATCGCTGAGGCTGAGGCTTGCGACCAAAACACTCTGGGCCACCTCCTTCTCACCGCACAAAAAGTAGCCCAACAAGAAGGGTTTGCCGACTCCGGATTCCGCACCGTCATCAACAACGGGGCGGATGGAGGCGAAGAAGTCCCTCACCTGCATCTTCATATCCTCGCCGGCCGCAAACTCACCTGGCCACCAGGATAA
- a CDS encoding exodeoxyribonuclease III produces MRLISWNVNGIRAVLKKNFTEFVLDHAPDVLCLQETKARPEQVDIPLELAGYKCYWNAAEKPGYSGTAIFSKSAPIEVSEGIGIEEHDTEGRVITAEYQDFYLVTVYTPNSQNELKRLPYRQEWDAAFLGYCKNLEEKKPVVFCGDLNVSHREIDLARPKQNRKNAGFSDQERAGFDNILDAGFIDSFRHFYPDQTDAYSWWSYRAGARGKNIGWRLDYFCVSSSIIDKVESAGILSDVLGSDHCPVLLEAKLK; encoded by the coding sequence ATGCGCCTCATTTCCTGGAACGTAAACGGTATCCGCGCCGTACTTAAGAAAAACTTTACCGAGTTTGTGCTCGACCACGCCCCCGACGTACTGTGCCTACAGGAAACCAAAGCCCGTCCTGAGCAGGTCGACATACCACTCGAACTGGCAGGCTACAAGTGCTACTGGAATGCCGCTGAAAAACCAGGCTACTCGGGAACGGCCATCTTTAGCAAATCCGCCCCCATCGAGGTCAGCGAAGGTATCGGCATCGAAGAGCATGACACAGAAGGCCGGGTGATCACTGCCGAATATCAGGATTTTTACCTGGTCACCGTTTACACCCCCAATTCCCAGAACGAACTCAAAAGACTCCCCTACCGCCAAGAATGGGATGCCGCATTCCTCGGCTATTGCAAAAACCTGGAAGAAAAAAAGCCCGTCGTTTTTTGCGGAGACCTCAACGTCAGTCACCGGGAAATCGACCTTGCCCGACCAAAACAAAACCGCAAAAACGCCGGATTCTCAGATCAGGAACGTGCCGGATTTGATAACATTCTCGATGCCGGATTCATTGATTCCTTCAGGCACTTCTATCCAGACCAAACCGACGCCTACTCATGGTGGAGCTACCGAGCTGGAGCCAGAGGAAAAAACATCGGGTGGAGACTCGATTACTTCTGCGTCTCGTCCTCGATCATCGACAAGGTCGAATCCGCCGGCATTCTTTCCGATGTGTTAGGGTCCGACCACTGTCCTGTCCTTCTCGAGGCCAAGCTCAAGTAA